In the genome of Streptomyces sp. SLBN-118, the window TCCCGCTGTCCGGCCGCTGCGTCGCGCGCGGCCTGCCGACCCGTCGTCCAGTGGTGGTGCTCATGGGCCCGATCGTCGCACACACCCGGCACGCCCCCTGGCCGCCCACCGGTGAACAAGAGCGGCTGGTGGATCGAGGCCGAGATCTGGGAGGGCAGGGCCTGGAAGGCCGCGGCGCGCTCACCGTCGTGCTCGCCCTCCGCAGACGGCAACCCCCTGCGTGGACAGCCCTCCAGACCCGGCGGAACATGGAGCAAAGGGGAAGTTATAGGGACGGAAGGTGTGATTCGCTATGGCTGAGCATCCGGACAGCGCCCTGGTACGCCGGGGTTACGCAGCGTTCGGAGCGGGTGACATGAAGACACTCGGCTCTCTGATGACGGCGGACGTCGTCCACCATGTGCCCGGAAACAACATCCTCTCCGGGCACCACAAGGGCCGCGACGCGGTTCTCGCGATGTACCGCCGCCTGGGCGAGGAGACCAACGGCTCCATGCAGGTCGAACTCGAAGCAGTGCTCGCCGACGGGCGCGGGCACGCCATGTCACTCCACCTGGCCCGGGCCGACCGGGGCGACCGTGGCATCGAGATCCGCCAGGGACTCTTCTTCACGATCGTCGGCGGCAAGATCACCGACATCGACGGGTGCACCGAGGACATCGACGAAGAGGACGCGTTCTGGGGAGCCTGACCGGGCGCCGACGGCCCCGTGTCGCCGCCGGATACGCGCGTCGGCCCCGTTCGCCGCCCGAAGGCGGTGAGCGGGGCCGACGCGCTGTCGCTACGGGGCCGACGGGCTGTTGTCCCGCTCAGCCGACCGAGCTGTACGCCACGACTCCCCGCAGCAGCGCGTCGACCGCCTTGCGCGCGTTCTTCGCCACCGTACTGCCCTCGCGCGGCGCCGCGGCCGCGATCTGCCCGAGCACGTCAATGACCTGCTTCGTCCACCGTACGAAGTCACCCGCGGGCATCTCCGCCTCGCGCAGCACCTCGTCCAGCGTCCGGTCCGAGGCCCACTGGTGCGCGGCCCAGGCGAAGCCGAGATCCGGCTCGCGCTGCCCGACACCCTCCGCCTGGTTGATCTTGAACTCTTCCTCCAGCGCGTCGAGCCGGCCCCAGATGTGGACCATCTCGCCGAGCGCGGCCTTGGCCCTCCCCGCCGGGACCTTCGGTGCGACGGCGTCGTCCGACTGACGCGCCTCATAGACCAACGCCGAGACACACGCGGCCAGTTCGGCCGGGTTGAGGCCCTCCCACACGCCGTCGCGCAGGCACTCGCTCGCCAGCAGATCCAGCTCCCCGTACAGCCGGGCGAGCCGCTTGCCGTGCTCGGTGACCTCGTCGGCGCGCAGATAGTCCAGCTCGGTCAGCAACGCCACGATCCGGTCGAAGGTGCGGGCGATGGTGTTCGTCCGGCCGTCGATACGACGCTCCAGCTGGCGGGTGTCACGCTGGAGCCGGTGGTACCGCTCGGCCCAGCGCGCATGATCCTCGCGCTCGTCGCAGCCGTGGCACGGATGTGCCCGCAACTCCGTCCGCAGCCGTGCGATCTCACGGTCGTCCGCCGCGGCGGCCCGGTGCCTGCGGTGCCGCTCGGGCTCTATGTGCCCGGCCTTCGTCCGCAGCGCGGATGCCAGGTCGCGGCGCGACTGCGGCGAGCGCGGGTTGAAGGACTTCGGGATCCGCATCCGCTCCAGCGGCTCCACCGGCACCGGGAAGTCCATCGACGCCAGCCGCTTGACCTGCCGTTCGGCGGTGAGCACCAGCGGACGGGGGCCGTCGTGGTGCTCGAATCCCCGGTGGCCGTTGCTGCGTCCCGCCGGGATCCCCGGGTCGAGGACGAGCGCGAGCCCCGCGAACTTGCCTGTGGGGACATGGATGACGTCGCCCGGCTTCAGCTTCTCCAGCGACGTGGCGGCCGCGGCCCGGCGCTGGGCCGCGCCCTGCTTGGCCAGTTCCGTCTCGCGGTCCTTGAGGTCGCGGCGCAGCCGCGCGTACTCCTCGAAGTCCCCCAAGTGGCAGGTCATTCCCTGGCGGTAGCCCTCAAGTCCCTCTTCGTTCTTCTGCACCTGGCGGGAGATGCCGACGACGGACTTGTCCGCCTGGAACTGCGCGAACGACGTTTCGAGCAGCTCGCGCGAGCGGTGCCGCCCGAACTGCTGCACAAGATTGACGGCCATGTTGTACGAGGGCTTGAAGCTGGAGCGCAGGGGGTAGGTGCGGGTCCCCGCGAGTCCGGCGAGCCCGACGGGATCCAGGCCGCGCTGCCACAGCACGACCGCATGGCCCTCGACGTCGATACCGCGCCGACCGGCGCGTCCGGTGAGCTGGGTGTACTCACCGGGGGTGATGTCGGCGTGCTGCTCGCCGTTCCACTTGACGAGCTTCTCCAACACCACGGAGCGGGCCGGCATGTTGATGCCGAGCGCCAGGGTCTCAGTGGCGAAGACGGCCTTCACCAGACCGCGGACGAACAGCTCCTCGACGACCTCCTTGAAGGTCGGCAGCATGCCCGCGTGGTGCGCGGCGATGCCCCGCTCGAGTCCTTCCAACCACTCGTAATAGCCAAGGACATGAAGGTCCTCGGACGGAATGGCGGAGGTCCGCTCCTCGACGATTTCGCGCACCCTCGCACGCGCCTCGTCGTTGTTCAGCCGCAGTCCCGCATAGAGGCACTGCTGTACGGCGGCTTCGCATGCGGCGCGGCTGAAGATGAAGGTGATCGCGGGCAGCAGCCCTTCCGCGTCCAGCCGCTCGATGACCTCCGGCCGTCCCGGTGTCCAGATCCGGCTGCGCTGACGCCGCTCACGCTCCCGGTCCGCCTCACGCACCATCTTTCCGCGGCGGCGGTCCTTGGGGTTGTAGGTGCGCTGGTTCTCCATCCGTGCCAGACGGGCGAGTTCGGGGTTGACCTCGCGCCGGCCGGGGCCGCGGCCGCCGTGGTCGGTCTCCTCCTCGAAGAGGTCGTACATCCGTCGGCCGGCCATGACGTGCTGCCACAGCGGCACGGGCCGTTCCTCGGAGACGATGACCTCGGTGTCGCCGCGGACGGTGTCCAGCCAGTCGCCGAACTCCTCGGCATTGGACACGGTCGCCGAGAGGGACACCAGCGTCACCGACTCGGGGAGGTGAATGATCACTTCCTCCCACACGGCCCCGCGGAAACGGTCGGACAGGTAGTGCACCTCGTCCATGACCACATAGCCGAGTCCGAGCAGCGACTGCGAGCCCGCGTACAGCATGTTGCGGAGCACCTCGGTGGTCATCACGACCACGGGCGCTTCGGAGTTGACGCTGTTGTCGCCGGTGAGCAGGCCGACCTTCTCCGAGCCGTAACGCTTGGCCAGGTCGGCGTACTTCTGGTTGGACAGGGCCTTGATGGGCGTGGTGTAGAAGCACTTGCGGCCCTGCTGAAGGGCCAGATGGACGGCGAATTCGCCGACGATGGTCTTGCCCGAGCCGGTGGGCGCGGCGACGAGCACGCCCTTGCCCGCCTCCAGGGTCTGACAGGCTTCGATCTGGAAAGGGTCCAGCTCGAAGTCGTACAGCGCGCGGAAGGGGGCCAGCGCAGTGGCTTCCTCGACAGCGCGGATGCGGGCGGCGGCGTAGCGCTCGGCGGGAGAGAGGTCCTCGGTCATCTTGCTCACGAGCCTACCCGCCGCCTCTGACAGTGAGGCGATCTTTAATTGACCGGGCAAGCAACGGAGAGAGCACCCGCCCGTGCGTTCCGCCGCAGACCTGGGGCAACTCCCTGAGCAGAGTCGTACGCGTACAGTCGCCGACCACCGGCACATCTGCCGCCCCGCCCGCGGCCCGCGGTGATGGCGCCGGTCGCCCCCGCGAGGGGACTCCACGGACCGTACGAAGGGGGCCGGATGGATACAGTGGAGGATCCCCGGCCCCTCGCGCTGTTCGCGTCTCAGGTGATGTCGTCGTACCCGTTCAGCCGCTCCGACCGGCTGCCGTCCGCCTGCTGGGGCAGGGTATGGCTCGCCCGTACGGACTCGATCTCGCCGATGTCCCCGGGGGTGAGGTCGAGGTCGGACGCCTCGTCGTCATCCAGTTCGGCATCGGGATCGTTGCGCCGGCGCCGCCTGTCGTTGAGCAAGGAGATACCGACCGCGATGAAGTAGAGGACGATGATCGGTCCTGCCAGCGCCACCATTCCGAGGGGGTCGGTCGACGGGGTGGCGACCGCTCCGAAGACGAAGATGCCCATGACGACACCCCGCCACCAGCTGATCATCCGCCGTCCGGTGACGACTCCGGCCGCGTTCAGCATGATCAGCAGCAGGGGCAGCTCGAACGAGAACCCGAAGATCAGGACCATCCGGACCGAGAAGTCGAGGATCTTGTCGACCTCGAGGAAGTTCGCCGCCGTGTCAGGGGTGATGCTCAGCAGCACCTTCATGCTGACCGGCATGATCATGAACGCGAGCCAGGCGCCGGCCGCGAAGAGTGGGACGGCGGCGGCGGCGAAGAGGTATGTGTACTTCTTCTCGCTCTTGTGCAGGCCAGGAGCCACGAAGGCCCACAGCTGGTAGAGCCAGACGGGGCAGGAAACGATGATGCCGGCCATCAACACGACCTTCACGGTGGTCGTGAACGGCGACAGCAGGTCGTTGTAGGCGATCGTGGCGCACTTGCCGCCAGTCTCCAGCACCCCCTTCTCACAGGCGGGGACCGGTGAGGAGAGAAGGTCCATCAGCTCCTGGCTGTAGAACGCGGCGACGACGGACGCGATGGTGATCGCCAACATCGCCTTCGCAAGCCGGTTGCGCAGCTCACGCAGATGGTCCGCGAGCGGCATCCGCCCCTCGGGGTCCTTCTCCTTCTGTTTAGAACGGGCGGGCTTGAGCAACCCACGTCCTCATCTCGTGCGGCAGGCCGCGTTCGCGGCCTTGGGTCAGCGCTGGGGGGTGGTGTCGGTGGGCTCGCTCACGGGACGAGCACTCGTCACGTCACCGGGCGATGCCTGAATCGTTCGAGGGGCGGCCTGACCCTGGGCCGGGTCCTGCGGCGGGTCGGCCGGCGTGGCCTCCGGCTGGCTCTCCGACTTCATTGCCTTGGCCTCGCTCTTGAGGATCCTCGCGGACTTGCCCAACGAACGAGCCATGTCCGGAAGCTTCTTGGCACCGAAGAGCAGCAGGATGAGGAGAGCGATGATCGTGATCTCGAGGGGGCCGATCTGTCGGAACATAACGAGTGTCTACCTTCTCACCGAGGCGGCATGCGGCTGAGCTGCTGATCGTGGTGGACATGTGTCCTGGCATCGACCAGCTGCGATCGTAACTCTCACGGGTAAACGCAGGGCAATCCCCGTGCGTACACCCGTGCTGCGGCTGGCGCCTCATAGCCAGTTGCCGCCGACTTCAGCGTACCGCCAGCGTCACCCTCAGGTCAGGGTGCGCCCTCTCTAGCGCAGGGCCTCTCCGGTACGGGCCAGATCGGTCGCCGCGTGCTCCAGATCCTCCGCCGCACGGTTGATCCGCTCGGTGGTGCGGGCCACCTCCCGGCCCAGTCGCTGGGCCTCGACGAAGACCCGGATACCGAGGATCCCGAGCAGGGCGATCCCAAGGAATCCGAGGGCGATGGCGAGCATGGGCCAGAACATGCGCAGAGCCTAGACCGTTCTAGACCGTGGAGTGCAGGCGCAGCGTCCGCACTCCGCCACCGGTGAGGAGTTCGATGATGCGCTCACCGGCCGGCTTGCGTACGGCGGTCTCGCACTCGGGGCAGGTGAAGGAGTAGAAGGTGGTGCGACGGCTGGCACCGATGGCCAGTCGCAGCGCCCCCGCCGCCAGCTCGAAGCGCGCCCGGCACTCGGGACACGCTGCCTTGAAGAGAACCGTGCCCACCTGGGCGGGGATGGAAGACATCAGAGACATCCGGCGCCGATCTCCTTATTCCTGGCCGTCGTAGGCCTCGAGCGCTTGGCGCGCCGCGAGCCGGGCGCTGTCCGCCAGGTCCTGCGGCGAGACGATCCGCCCGTCCTGCCCCAGCCGCAGGGCGAGCCGTCGCAGCGAGGTGGGCGCAGGCGTACGCAGCGTGATGCGCAGCCCTCCGTCGGGCAGCTCCTCCGCGCTGTCGTGCGGGTAGTACTCAGCGACCCAGCGCCCGCCGGGGCCGACCTCGACCACCACCTCGGGATCGTCGGCGGACGGCTGGACCAGCCCCTCCGAAAGATCACGCAGTTCGATCTCGGGCGGCGCCGCGGGGGCGTCGAGCAGCCTGATCTCCGCCACCCGGTCGAGACGGAAGGTCCGGCGCGCCTCGGAGAGACGGCACCATGCCTCCATATACGTGTGTCCCACGGCGAAGAGCCTGATCGGGTCGACCTCGCGCTCGGTGAGTTCGTCGCGCGCGGGCGAGTAGTACTTGAGCCACAGCCGGCGCCGCTCCGAGATCGCCCGGTCGACCTCGGCGAACACGCCGCCCTCGGACTCGAAGGTGACCGACAGCCGGGAGCTTGCCCCGGCCGTCTCGCCCGCGGCGGTCTCCAGCTTGGCCGTGGCGCGCAGCAGCGCCTGCCGGTCGCCCTCGCGCAGGCCGGGCAGCGTGGCCACGGCGCGCGCGGCGACCAGCAGCGCGGTCGCCTCGTCGGCCGCGAGCCGCAGCGGCTCGGCGACATCGTCGGGGTTGTGCCACCAGATGCGGTCACCGTCGGTGTCGATGTCGAGCAGATCGCCACCGCGGAAGCTGGTTCCGCACATGGGCAGTACGTCGAGGTCGGAGATCAGCTCGTCCTCGGTGATGCCGAAGGCGCGGGCGACATCGCCGACGCGCGCGCCGGGACGCTCGCGCAGATAGGTCACCAGCGAGAGCATGCGCCGGGTCTGGTCAATGGCGTTGGCGGCCATGGTTGTACGCGTCCCCCTCAGCCCTTGGCCACGGCGCGCAGCCGCTCGACCACATCGGCCCGCAGATCTTCGGGCTCCACTACGACGACGTCCGGGCCGAACTCCACAAGCCAGGCGTCGAGCCCGTGCCCGTACGGAATCTCCAACTCGTCCCAGCCCTCCCCCAGTTCCCGTATGGACTGGGCCCTGGAGCGCAGGGGGTAGCCGCTGCCGGTGCGCAGCCGGATCCGCGCGGAGCGGGTGGCGCTCTCCCCTGCCCAGGTCTCCACGGTCTCCCGGACGGTGACGACATCGGGCACGGGCGCGGTGAAGGAGCCGGCGCGCGAGCGGACGCGGCCGGTGATGCGCGAGAGCCGGAAGACCCGTTCGGCGCCGCGGTCGCGGTCCCAGCCCGCCAGATACCAGTGCCCGCGCCAGCATTCGAGAGTCCATGGTTCGACGTGGCGCTGCTCGGGGCGCGCCGCATTCGCCTTGCGGTAGTCGAAGACGACGGGGCGGCGGTCGCGGCAGGCGAGCATCAGCGGCTCAAAGGCGGCCTCGTGGACGGGAATTCGGGGTTCGAGGGCGCTGTGCTGTGTCTCGTAGGAGTCCTCGGCCTCGGGCATGCCCGCCGCGCGCAGCTTCTGCAGGGCGCCACTTGCGGCTCCGGCGAGGCGCGCCTGCTGCCAGACCTTGGCCGCGAGGCCGAGTGCGGCCGCCTCTTCGGCGTCGAGAGTGATGGCGGGCAGCCGGTTGGAGTCACGGCGGGCGAGATAGCCGGTTTCGCCGTCGAGATTCTCCACCGTCGCGATGACCAGGCCGAGTTCACGCAAGTCGTCCTTGTCGCGCTCGAACATCCGGTTGAAGGAGTCGTCCGAACCGGCCTCAAGGTACGCCTCGATGGACCCGCGCAGTTCGCGCTTGCTGAGCGGGCGGCGGGTGCCCAGCAGACACAGCGCCAGATTCATCAGCCGCTCGGCCTTGGCAATGGCCATCGACGCCCTTCCTCACAGTGCTTCTGATCGTTGACCGTACCGCCCCGGGGTGTCGGGGCAAAGCCGAGGGCCCATGCCGACCGGCATGGGCCCTCTTACTGTCAGTACGTGATCAGACTGCGACCAGGTCGCAGACAAAGATCAGCGTCTCGCCGGGGGCGATGGCGCCGCCACCGGCGCCGCGGTCGCCGTACGCGAGGTGCGCGGGGATGATCAGCTGGCGGCGGCCGCCGACCTTCATGCCCTGAACGCCCTGGTCCCAGCCGGAGATGACCTGGCCGACGCCGAGCTGGAACTGGAGCGGGGCCCCGCGGTTCCAGGAAGCGTCGAACTCCTCGCCGGTGGAGAAGGCCACGCCCACGTAGTGGACGGAGACGGTGTCGCCCGCCTTGGCCACCGGGCCGTCGCCCTCCCAGATGTCCTTGATCTCCAGGTCGGCCGGCGGCTCGCCACCCGGGAAGTCGATCTCGGGCTTCTCGATGCTCACTGAACTGCTCCTCTTAATGATGAACGGGGCAACCAGGACAGTCTTGCACCTTTGCCCTTACGGCTTCGTCAGAAGGTCAATGGCGAAGACAAGAGTCGAGTTCTTGGGGATGCCCTGCTGCTCCTTGGCACCGAAGGCCTGGTCCGGCGGGATGACCAGCAGCACACGGCTGCCGACCTTCTTGCCGATGATGCCGTCCTTGAGGCCCTTGAGCGTGACCTGCGCCAGCGGGAAGGTCTGGGTCCTGCCCGCGTCGTAGGTGCTGTCGAACTTCTTGCCGCCGGCCCAGAGGAAGGCCTGGTACTTCACGACGATGGTGTCCTTCGCCGTGAGCACCGGGCCCGTGCCCTCGATCACGTAGTTCGAGACGAGCTTCTTCGGCGGGTCGGCCTTCTTGGGGAAGGTCACCGAGGGGGCCTTGCCGTCGGTGTTGGTGCCCACCTTCGGGAGGTCGATGTTGTCCTGCGCGACATCGGTGCCCTTCGCGGAGAGGGGAACGACGGTGGCCTTCACGATGTCCATGACGAACACGAGCGTGGCGTTGGGCTTGATGTCGCCCTGCCCCTGAGCGCCGTAGCCGAGCGCCGGCGGGATCGACACCTGGAGACGGCTGCCGACCTTCTGACCGTCGAGGGCTTTCTGCCAGCCCGGGATGACGCCGCCGCCGCCGATCGTCACGTCGAAGGGCTGGCCCCGGTCGAAGCTGTTGTCGAAGGGCTTGTCGGAGTCCCACATCTGGCCCAGGTAGTGGACCTGGGCCTGGTCGCCCTTCTTCAGCTTCGCGCCCTTGCCCTCGCTGATCACGACGACCTTAAGGTCCTTGGGCGGATCACCCTCACCCTTGGCCAGGGTCGGCTTCTCGCCGAACTTGGCGCCTGCGGTGATGGCGGGCAGCCCGCTGGACGAGTTGGAGTCGGAGTCCTTGTCGTCGCTGCCGCACGCCACTGCCGACAGCAGCAGCAAGGGGACGACGAGAAGGCCGGCAAGTCGGCGCACGTGTTCCTCAGATCTCAGACGGCACGGTAGGTCCCCGACACTCTAGGGGGTGCCCGGCCGATCCTGTCGGATCGGCGAGCGGGGTCCGGGGCATGCAGCGGGCCCCGTACGAGGACGTACGGGGCCCGTGTGGTGTTCCACTCAACGTGTCGTTACATCCCGGCGATCAGTTTCTCGACCCGGTCGTCGACCGAACGGAACGGGTCCTTGCACAACACCGTGCGCTGCGCCTGATCGTTGAGCTTGAGGTGCACCCAGTCGACGGTGAAGTCCCGCCGCTGCTCCTGCGCCCGGCGGATGAAGTCGCCGCGAAGCCGCGCCCTGGTGGTCTGCGGGGGTACCGACTTGCCCTCGAAGATCTTCAGGTCGTTGCAGATCCGGGCGGCCTGTCCCTTGCGTTCCAGCAGGTAGTAGAGCCCTCGGCGGCGGTGGATGTCGTGATACGCGAGGTCTATCTGTGCGACTCGCGGATGCGACATGGTCATGTTGTGCTTGGCGCGGTACCGCTCGATGAGCTTGTACTTCATGACCCAGTCGATCTCGGTGCCGATCCGTTCGAGGTCCTCGGCCTCGATCGCGTCCAGCGTGCGGCCCCAGAGCTCCAGGACCTGCTCGACGATGCCGGTGCGGATCCCGCGCCGCTCGACGAAGTCCACGGCCTTCTCGTAGTACTCGCGCTGGACCTCCAGGGCGGAGGCCTCACGGCCGCTGGCCAGGCGCACCTTGCGCTGGCCTGTGATGTCGTGGCTGACCTCGCGGATCGCCCGGATCGGGTTCTCCAGGGTCAGATCGCGCATCACGGTGCC includes:
- a CDS encoding YafY family protein, which encodes MAANAIDQTRRMLSLVTYLRERPGARVGDVARAFGITEDELISDLDVLPMCGTSFRGGDLLDIDTDGDRIWWHNPDDVAEPLRLAADEATALLVAARAVATLPGLREGDRQALLRATAKLETAAGETAGASSRLSVTFESEGGVFAEVDRAISERRRLWLKYYSPARDELTEREVDPIRLFAVGHTYMEAWCRLSEARRTFRLDRVAEIRLLDAPAAPPEIELRDLSEGLVQPSADDPEVVVEVGPGGRWVAEYYPHDSAEELPDGGLRITLRTPAPTSLRRLALRLGQDGRIVSPQDLADSARLAARQALEAYDGQE
- the tatA gene encoding Sec-independent protein translocase subunit TatA gives rise to the protein MFRQIGPLEITIIALLILLLFGAKKLPDMARSLGKSARILKSEAKAMKSESQPEATPADPPQDPAQGQAAPRTIQASPGDVTSARPVSEPTDTTPQR
- a CDS encoding nuclear transport factor 2 family protein yields the protein MAEHPDSALVRRGYAAFGAGDMKTLGSLMTADVVHHVPGNNILSGHHKGRDAVLAMYRRLGEETNGSMQVELEAVLADGRGHAMSLHLARADRGDRGIEIRQGLFFTIVGGKITDIDGCTEDIDEEDAFWGA
- the tatC gene encoding twin-arginine translocase subunit TatC: MPLADHLRELRNRLAKAMLAITIASVVAAFYSQELMDLLSSPVPACEKGVLETGGKCATIAYNDLLSPFTTTVKVVLMAGIIVSCPVWLYQLWAFVAPGLHKSEKKYTYLFAAAAVPLFAAGAWLAFMIMPVSMKVLLSITPDTAANFLEVDKILDFSVRMVLIFGFSFELPLLLIMLNAAGVVTGRRMISWWRGVVMGIFVFGAVATPSTDPLGMVALAGPIIVLYFIAVGISLLNDRRRRRNDPDAELDDDEASDLDLTPGDIGEIESVRASHTLPQQADGSRSERLNGYDDIT
- a CDS encoding YafY family protein, which produces MAIAKAERLMNLALCLLGTRRPLSKRELRGSIEAYLEAGSDDSFNRMFERDKDDLRELGLVIATVENLDGETGYLARRDSNRLPAITLDAEEAAALGLAAKVWQQARLAGAASGALQKLRAAGMPEAEDSYETQHSALEPRIPVHEAAFEPLMLACRDRRPVVFDYRKANAARPEQRHVEPWTLECWRGHWYLAGWDRDRGAERVFRLSRITGRVRSRAGSFTAPVPDVVTVRETVETWAGESATRSARIRLRTGSGYPLRSRAQSIRELGEGWDELEIPYGHGLDAWLVEFGPDVVVVEPEDLRADVVERLRAVAKG
- a CDS encoding RNA helicase; the protein is MTEDLSPAERYAAARIRAVEEATALAPFRALYDFELDPFQIEACQTLEAGKGVLVAAPTGSGKTIVGEFAVHLALQQGRKCFYTTPIKALSNQKYADLAKRYGSEKVGLLTGDNSVNSEAPVVVMTTEVLRNMLYAGSQSLLGLGYVVMDEVHYLSDRFRGAVWEEVIIHLPESVTLVSLSATVSNAEEFGDWLDTVRGDTEVIVSEERPVPLWQHVMAGRRMYDLFEEETDHGGRGPGRREVNPELARLARMENQRTYNPKDRRRGKMVREADRERERRQRSRIWTPGRPEVIERLDAEGLLPAITFIFSRAACEAAVQQCLYAGLRLNNDEARARVREIVEERTSAIPSEDLHVLGYYEWLEGLERGIAAHHAGMLPTFKEVVEELFVRGLVKAVFATETLALGINMPARSVVLEKLVKWNGEQHADITPGEYTQLTGRAGRRGIDVEGHAVVLWQRGLDPVGLAGLAGTRTYPLRSSFKPSYNMAVNLVQQFGRHRSRELLETSFAQFQADKSVVGISRQVQKNEEGLEGYRQGMTCHLGDFEEYARLRRDLKDRETELAKQGAAQRRAAAATSLEKLKPGDVIHVPTGKFAGLALVLDPGIPAGRSNGHRGFEHHDGPRPLVLTAERQVKRLASMDFPVPVEPLERMRIPKSFNPRSPQSRRDLASALRTKAGHIEPERHRRHRAAAADDREIARLRTELRAHPCHGCDEREDHARWAERYHRLQRDTRQLERRIDGRTNTIARTFDRIVALLTELDYLRADEVTEHGKRLARLYGELDLLASECLRDGVWEGLNPAELAACVSALVYEARQSDDAVAPKVPAGRAKAALGEMVHIWGRLDALEEEFKINQAEGVGQREPDLGFAWAAHQWASDRTLDEVLREAEMPAGDFVRWTKQVIDVLGQIAAAAPREGSTVAKNARKAVDALLRGVVAYSSVG
- a CDS encoding FKBP-type peptidyl-prolyl cis-trans isomerase — translated: MRRLAGLLVVPLLLLSAVACGSDDKDSDSNSSSGLPAITAGAKFGEKPTLAKGEGDPPKDLKVVVISEGKGAKLKKGDQAQVHYLGQMWDSDKPFDNSFDRGQPFDVTIGGGGVIPGWQKALDGQKVGSRLQVSIPPALGYGAQGQGDIKPNATLVFVMDIVKATVVPLSAKGTDVAQDNIDLPKVGTNTDGKAPSVTFPKKADPPKKLVSNYVIEGTGPVLTAKDTIVVKYQAFLWAGGKKFDSTYDAGRTQTFPLAQVTLKGLKDGIIGKKVGSRVLLVIPPDQAFGAKEQQGIPKNSTLVFAIDLLTKP
- a CDS encoding FKBP-type peptidyl-prolyl cis-trans isomerase — encoded protein: MSIEKPEIDFPGGEPPADLEIKDIWEGDGPVAKAGDTVSVHYVGVAFSTGEEFDASWNRGAPLQFQLGVGQVISGWDQGVQGMKVGGRRQLIIPAHLAYGDRGAGGGAIAPGETLIFVCDLVAV